The following are encoded in a window of Rosa chinensis cultivar Old Blush chromosome 4, RchiOBHm-V2, whole genome shotgun sequence genomic DNA:
- the LOC121052512 gene encoding putative cyclic nucleotide-gated ion channel 13 isoform X2 has translation MQKVSKSNTIRQKMKMIDIRSILNEYGSSDENHEMERKIKLAVKDKLKEDDNHIVENMFSILSLEEAENFAMKIKCSLFMDKLKKVDGLKDKEEEVLKKICEHLEPMIYNKGCYIIREGEPLDMMFLSHGVVYSPMRLIMVDQMVLQVLSILRKRKMVCMVKSF, from the exons ATGCAGAAGGTTAGCAAATCAAATACTATCCGACAGAAGATGAAAATGATTGACATACGATCCATATTAAATGAATATGGCTCGTCTGATGAGAATCATGAGATGGAGAGGAAAATCAAGCTTGCTGTAAAAGATAAACTTAAAGAAGATGACAATCATATTGTGGAGAATATGTTTTCAATTCTTTCCTTAGAAGAAGCTGAAAATTTTGCTATGAAGATTAAATGCAGTCTCTTCATGGATAAACTCAAGAAA GTTGATGGGCTTAAAGATAAAGAGGAAGAAGTTTTGAAAAAAATCTGTGAGCATCTTGAGCCAATGATCTACAATAAGGGATGCTACATTATTCGAGAGGGGGAGCCACTTGATATGATGTTTTTGTCACACGGGGTAGTGTACTCACCTATGCGACTAATAATGGTGGATCAAATGGTTCTTCAGGTACTATCCATattgagaaagagaaagatGGTTTGTATGGTGAAGAGCTTCTAA
- the LOC121052512 gene encoding putative cyclic nucleotide-gated ion channel 13 isoform X1 produces the protein MACFAERDDDIERFQKVSKSNTIRQKMKMIDIRSILNEYGSSDENHEMERKIKLAVKDKLKEDDNHIVENMFSILSLEEAENFAMKIKCSLFMDKLKKVDGLKDKEEEVLKKICEHLEPMIYNKGCYIIREGEPLDMMFLSHGVVYSPMRLIMVDQMVLQVLSILRKRKMVCMVKSF, from the exons AAGGTTAGCAAATCAAATACTATCCGACAGAAGATGAAAATGATTGACATACGATCCATATTAAATGAATATGGCTCGTCTGATGAGAATCATGAGATGGAGAGGAAAATCAAGCTTGCTGTAAAAGATAAACTTAAAGAAGATGACAATCATATTGTGGAGAATATGTTTTCAATTCTTTCCTTAGAAGAAGCTGAAAATTTTGCTATGAAGATTAAATGCAGTCTCTTCATGGATAAACTCAAGAAA GTTGATGGGCTTAAAGATAAAGAGGAAGAAGTTTTGAAAAAAATCTGTGAGCATCTTGAGCCAATGATCTACAATAAGGGATGCTACATTATTCGAGAGGGGGAGCCACTTGATATGATGTTTTTGTCACACGGGGTAGTGTACTCACCTATGCGACTAATAATGGTGGATCAAATGGTTCTTCAGGTACTATCCATattgagaaagagaaagatGGTTTGTATGGTGAAGAGCTTCTAA